Proteins found in one Gigantopelta aegis isolate Gae_Host chromosome 12, Gae_host_genome, whole genome shotgun sequence genomic segment:
- the LOC121386465 gene encoding uncharacterized protein LOC121386465 isoform X2, whose amino-acid sequence MSETGDGHMDENNNNKESSTAAMRRDNTWNASMETEHPEISDDANLSVSYTPGKKGGSFGLPLGAKISIEEGTFLKKDHITCLVLAPSDRWRQNPQLAPDEHIASEYFHLTSSHATLKKPVIVQLPFYPIDDQHMELNVKGKWKDDTDWINTGFLKKEDSSPPCIELELTKLGIFVVTFTPKREVFDVTTQGCLYNARRNRQISIRFPKKGIDQNIQCSLQIKPIVPETLQFCKAWFPTECRDLVTASEFIDILPNINPTFKRAATVKLPLPAGVEVEGDSTEDIAVVTRTDDQGWVLVKSHYRFTRNSVSCDVRHLSRFCVCQTRPSRQTAMPRAASVLESRTMQDSVALSVFLSVREKSWRVLVEAFPEDRAEARINKRTCAGFIHLKREERGTAQEENKFFNNRRALSAKECKRKPDTLEVFEGHHWEVNFHGDVKVSFESDFHDNKVLEYFKYLPESYRSFTIEPRNNEEKALSGIVELTAVHGAGDKENAKIQFKVNIDEDAVKLYFRPEGSNVLSEPEPEPEPEKAQVSFSCPVVSTSVPEPKIDQSASRSSRQISIDVTERLTRLPRRAKIASTVTVCSNVNATRLFGGILDTNALVEKESRVLSGKSLMNIAKVVQEGLTLAVHLDLPDSTITGLGFDAIANGLGMADVTYKILLYWKRRLKNRRDGAVTILSSALRDMGKTDVAELVEVRHLENMEITSDCFEFVNQ is encoded by the exons TAGCACCGCCGCGATGAGACGGGACAACACGTGGAACGCATCCATGGAAACAGAACATCCGGAAATATCCGATGATGCCAA TTTATCAGTATCATACACGCCGGGCAAAAAGGGAGGCAGCTTCGGGCTGCCTCTTGGCGCGAAGATCTCTATCGAGGAAGGAACGTTCTTAAAGAAAGATCATATAACGTGTCTGGTGTTAGCGCCGTCAGACAGATGGCGGCAAAATCCCCAGTTGGCCCCAGACGAGCATATCGCAAGTGAATATTTTCACCTGACGTCATCACATGCCACTCTGAAGAAGCCGGTCATTGTTCAGCTGCCGTTCTACCCAATCGACGATCAACACATGGAACTTAACGTCAAAGGCAAATGGAAGGACGACACTGATTGGATAAACACTGGGTTTTtgaaaaaa GAGGACTCGAGTCCGCCGTGTATCGAACTCGAGCTGACGAAACTCGGCATCTTCGTGGTGACCTTCACTCCGAAGCGAGAGGTATTTGACGTCACTACGCAAGGCTGCCTGTACAACGCGCGCAGGAACCGGCAAATCAGCATCCGCTTTCCTAAAAAGGGAATAGACCAGAACATACAGTGTTCATTACAG ATAAAGCCGATCGTTCCCGAAACGCTGCAGTTCTGTAAAGCGTGGTTCCCCACGGAATGTCGCGATCTAGTCACAGCCAGCGAGTTCATCGACATCCTGCCCAACATAAATCCGACCTTCAAGCGCGCAGCCACCGTCAAACTTCCGCTTCCGGcgggggtggaggtggagggGGACAGCACGGAAGATATCGCCGTGGTGACCAGGACAGACGACCAGGGCTGGGTCCTCGTCAAGTCACACTACAGGTTCACGCGCAACTCGGTCTCGTGTGACGTCAGACACTTGTCAAG GTTCTGCGTGTGTCAGACTAGGCCGAGCAGACAGACGGCAATGCCACGCGCCGCCTCCGTTCTGGAGTCGCGGACGATGCAGGACAGTGTAGCGCTATCCGTGTTCCTGTCGGTACGGGAAAAGTCGTGGCGCGTTCTCGTCGAAGCGTTTCCCGAAGACCGGGCCGAGGCGAGGATAAACAAGCGGACGTGCGCCGGATTCATACACCTCAAGAGAGAGGAGCGCGGCACCGCGCAGGAGGAAAACAAGTTCTTCAACAACAGGCGCGCGCTCTCTGCCAAGGAGTGCAAGCGAAAGCCTGACACCCTGGAGGTATTCGAGGGCCACCACTGGGAGGTGAACTTCCACGGCGACGTCAAGGTCAGCTTCGAGAGCGACTTCCACGACAACAAGGTGCTTGAGTACTTCAAGTATCTGCCCGAGAGTTACCGGAGTTTCACGATCGAGCCAAGGAATAACGAAGAGAAGGCGCTGAGCGGGATCGTCGAGCTGACTGCGGTGCACGGGGCGGGAGACAAGGAAAACGCGAAGATACAGTTCAAGGTGAACATAGACGAGGACGCGGTCAAGTTGTACTTCAGACCGGAAGGGTCGAACGTGTTGTCGGAACCGGAACCCGAACCCGAACCGGAGAAAGCGCAGGTCAGCTTCAGCTGCCCAGTGGTGTCGACGTCGGTGCCGGAGCCGAAGATTGACCAATCAGCGTCGAGATCCAGCAGACAGATCTCCATTGACGTCACCGAGCGACTGACGAGGTTGCCGAGAAGAGCGAAAATAG cttcAACAGTTACTGTGTGTTCTAACGTTAACGCTACACGATTGTTTGGAGGCATTTTGGATACAAACGCACTCG ttGAGAAAGAGTCTCGGGTTCTCAGCGGCAAGAGTTTGATGAACATCGCCAAGGTTGTTCAGGAAGGACTGACGCTGGCCGTTCACCTTGACCTTCCCGATAGCACGATCACGGGCCTCGGTTTCGACGCGATAGCCAACGGCCTGGGCATGGCGGACGTGACGTACAAGATCCTACTGTACTGGAAGCGCCGCCTGAAGAACCGACGTGACGGCGCGGTCACCATCCTGTCGTCTGCGCTGAGAGACATGGGCAAGACGGACGTCGCCGAGCTGGTGGAGGTGCGCCACCTGGAGAACATGGAGATAACTTCTGACTGTTTCGAGTTTGTTAATCAGTAA
- the LOC121386465 gene encoding uncharacterized protein LOC121386465 isoform X5 — MDFHKDIPTRPVTSRPRKRKSSTAAMRRDNTWNASMETEHPEISDDANLSVSYTPGKKGGSFGLPLGAKISIEEGTFLKKDHITCLVLAPSDRWRQNPQLAPDEHIASEYFHLTSSHATLKKPVIVQLPFYPIDDQHMELNVKGKWKDDTDWINTGFLKKEDSSPPCIELELTKLGIFVVTFTPKREVFDVTTQGCLYNARRNRQISIRFPKKGIDQNIQCSLQIKPIVPETLQFCKAWFPTECRDLVTASEFIDILPNINPTFKRAATVKLPLPAGVEVEGDSTEDIAVVTRTDDQGWVLVKSHYRFTRNSVSCDVRHLSRFCVCQTRPSRQTAMPRAASVLESRTMQDSVALSVFLSVREKSWRVLVEAFPEDRAEARINKRTCAGFIHLKREERGTAQEENKFFNNRRALSAKECKRKPDTLEVFEGHHWEVNFHGDVKVSFESDFHDNKVLEYFKYLPESYRSFTIEPRNNEEKALSGIVELTAVHGAGDKENAKIQFKVNIDEDAVKLYFRPEGSNVLSEPEPEPEPEKAQVSFSCPVVSTSVPEPKIDQSASRSSRQISIDVTERLTRLPRRAKIVEKESRVLSGKSLMNIAKVVQEGLTLAVHLDLPDSTITGLGFDAIANGLGMADVTYKILLYWKRRLKNRRDGAVTILSSALRDMGKTDVAELVEVRHLENMEITSDCFEFVNQ, encoded by the exons ATGGATTTTCATAAGGATATACCAACCCGTCCCGTGACGTCACGGCCGAGGAAAAGGAAAAG TAGCACCGCCGCGATGAGACGGGACAACACGTGGAACGCATCCATGGAAACAGAACATCCGGAAATATCCGATGATGCCAA TTTATCAGTATCATACACGCCGGGCAAAAAGGGAGGCAGCTTCGGGCTGCCTCTTGGCGCGAAGATCTCTATCGAGGAAGGAACGTTCTTAAAGAAAGATCATATAACGTGTCTGGTGTTAGCGCCGTCAGACAGATGGCGGCAAAATCCCCAGTTGGCCCCAGACGAGCATATCGCAAGTGAATATTTTCACCTGACGTCATCACATGCCACTCTGAAGAAGCCGGTCATTGTTCAGCTGCCGTTCTACCCAATCGACGATCAACACATGGAACTTAACGTCAAAGGCAAATGGAAGGACGACACTGATTGGATAAACACTGGGTTTTtgaaaaaa GAGGACTCGAGTCCGCCGTGTATCGAACTCGAGCTGACGAAACTCGGCATCTTCGTGGTGACCTTCACTCCGAAGCGAGAGGTATTTGACGTCACTACGCAAGGCTGCCTGTACAACGCGCGCAGGAACCGGCAAATCAGCATCCGCTTTCCTAAAAAGGGAATAGACCAGAACATACAGTGTTCATTACAG ATAAAGCCGATCGTTCCCGAAACGCTGCAGTTCTGTAAAGCGTGGTTCCCCACGGAATGTCGCGATCTAGTCACAGCCAGCGAGTTCATCGACATCCTGCCCAACATAAATCCGACCTTCAAGCGCGCAGCCACCGTCAAACTTCCGCTTCCGGcgggggtggaggtggagggGGACAGCACGGAAGATATCGCCGTGGTGACCAGGACAGACGACCAGGGCTGGGTCCTCGTCAAGTCACACTACAGGTTCACGCGCAACTCGGTCTCGTGTGACGTCAGACACTTGTCAAG GTTCTGCGTGTGTCAGACTAGGCCGAGCAGACAGACGGCAATGCCACGCGCCGCCTCCGTTCTGGAGTCGCGGACGATGCAGGACAGTGTAGCGCTATCCGTGTTCCTGTCGGTACGGGAAAAGTCGTGGCGCGTTCTCGTCGAAGCGTTTCCCGAAGACCGGGCCGAGGCGAGGATAAACAAGCGGACGTGCGCCGGATTCATACACCTCAAGAGAGAGGAGCGCGGCACCGCGCAGGAGGAAAACAAGTTCTTCAACAACAGGCGCGCGCTCTCTGCCAAGGAGTGCAAGCGAAAGCCTGACACCCTGGAGGTATTCGAGGGCCACCACTGGGAGGTGAACTTCCACGGCGACGTCAAGGTCAGCTTCGAGAGCGACTTCCACGACAACAAGGTGCTTGAGTACTTCAAGTATCTGCCCGAGAGTTACCGGAGTTTCACGATCGAGCCAAGGAATAACGAAGAGAAGGCGCTGAGCGGGATCGTCGAGCTGACTGCGGTGCACGGGGCGGGAGACAAGGAAAACGCGAAGATACAGTTCAAGGTGAACATAGACGAGGACGCGGTCAAGTTGTACTTCAGACCGGAAGGGTCGAACGTGTTGTCGGAACCGGAACCCGAACCCGAACCGGAGAAAGCGCAGGTCAGCTTCAGCTGCCCAGTGGTGTCGACGTCGGTGCCGGAGCCGAAGATTGACCAATCAGCGTCGAGATCCAGCAGACAGATCTCCATTGACGTCACCGAGCGACTGACGAGGTTGCCGAGAAGAGCGAAAATAG ttGAGAAAGAGTCTCGGGTTCTCAGCGGCAAGAGTTTGATGAACATCGCCAAGGTTGTTCAGGAAGGACTGACGCTGGCCGTTCACCTTGACCTTCCCGATAGCACGATCACGGGCCTCGGTTTCGACGCGATAGCCAACGGCCTGGGCATGGCGGACGTGACGTACAAGATCCTACTGTACTGGAAGCGCCGCCTGAAGAACCGACGTGACGGCGCGGTCACCATCCTGTCGTCTGCGCTGAGAGACATGGGCAAGACGGACGTCGCCGAGCTGGTGGAGGTGCGCCACCTGGAGAACATGGAGATAACTTCTGACTGTTTCGAGTTTGTTAATCAGTAA
- the LOC121386465 gene encoding uncharacterized protein LOC121386465 isoform X3, whose protein sequence is MSPEYSDDSDLDSTAAMRRDNTWNASMETEHPEISDDANLSVSYTPGKKGGSFGLPLGAKISIEEGTFLKKDHITCLVLAPSDRWRQNPQLAPDEHIASEYFHLTSSHATLKKPVIVQLPFYPIDDQHMELNVKGKWKDDTDWINTGFLKKEDSSPPCIELELTKLGIFVVTFTPKREVFDVTTQGCLYNARRNRQISIRFPKKGIDQNIQCSLQIKPIVPETLQFCKAWFPTECRDLVTASEFIDILPNINPTFKRAATVKLPLPAGVEVEGDSTEDIAVVTRTDDQGWVLVKSHYRFTRNSVSCDVRHLSRFCVCQTRPSRQTAMPRAASVLESRTMQDSVALSVFLSVREKSWRVLVEAFPEDRAEARINKRTCAGFIHLKREERGTAQEENKFFNNRRALSAKECKRKPDTLEVFEGHHWEVNFHGDVKVSFESDFHDNKVLEYFKYLPESYRSFTIEPRNNEEKALSGIVELTAVHGAGDKENAKIQFKVNIDEDAVKLYFRPEGSNVLSEPEPEPEPEKAQVSFSCPVVSTSVPEPKIDQSASRSSRQISIDVTERLTRLPRRAKIASTVTVCSNVNATRLFGGILDTNALVEKESRVLSGKSLMNIAKVVQEGLTLAVHLDLPDSTITGLGFDAIANGLGMADVTYKILLYWKRRLKNRRDGAVTILSSALRDMGKTDVAELVEVRHLENMEITSDCFEFVNQ, encoded by the exons TAGCACCGCCGCGATGAGACGGGACAACACGTGGAACGCATCCATGGAAACAGAACATCCGGAAATATCCGATGATGCCAA TTTATCAGTATCATACACGCCGGGCAAAAAGGGAGGCAGCTTCGGGCTGCCTCTTGGCGCGAAGATCTCTATCGAGGAAGGAACGTTCTTAAAGAAAGATCATATAACGTGTCTGGTGTTAGCGCCGTCAGACAGATGGCGGCAAAATCCCCAGTTGGCCCCAGACGAGCATATCGCAAGTGAATATTTTCACCTGACGTCATCACATGCCACTCTGAAGAAGCCGGTCATTGTTCAGCTGCCGTTCTACCCAATCGACGATCAACACATGGAACTTAACGTCAAAGGCAAATGGAAGGACGACACTGATTGGATAAACACTGGGTTTTtgaaaaaa GAGGACTCGAGTCCGCCGTGTATCGAACTCGAGCTGACGAAACTCGGCATCTTCGTGGTGACCTTCACTCCGAAGCGAGAGGTATTTGACGTCACTACGCAAGGCTGCCTGTACAACGCGCGCAGGAACCGGCAAATCAGCATCCGCTTTCCTAAAAAGGGAATAGACCAGAACATACAGTGTTCATTACAG ATAAAGCCGATCGTTCCCGAAACGCTGCAGTTCTGTAAAGCGTGGTTCCCCACGGAATGTCGCGATCTAGTCACAGCCAGCGAGTTCATCGACATCCTGCCCAACATAAATCCGACCTTCAAGCGCGCAGCCACCGTCAAACTTCCGCTTCCGGcgggggtggaggtggagggGGACAGCACGGAAGATATCGCCGTGGTGACCAGGACAGACGACCAGGGCTGGGTCCTCGTCAAGTCACACTACAGGTTCACGCGCAACTCGGTCTCGTGTGACGTCAGACACTTGTCAAG GTTCTGCGTGTGTCAGACTAGGCCGAGCAGACAGACGGCAATGCCACGCGCCGCCTCCGTTCTGGAGTCGCGGACGATGCAGGACAGTGTAGCGCTATCCGTGTTCCTGTCGGTACGGGAAAAGTCGTGGCGCGTTCTCGTCGAAGCGTTTCCCGAAGACCGGGCCGAGGCGAGGATAAACAAGCGGACGTGCGCCGGATTCATACACCTCAAGAGAGAGGAGCGCGGCACCGCGCAGGAGGAAAACAAGTTCTTCAACAACAGGCGCGCGCTCTCTGCCAAGGAGTGCAAGCGAAAGCCTGACACCCTGGAGGTATTCGAGGGCCACCACTGGGAGGTGAACTTCCACGGCGACGTCAAGGTCAGCTTCGAGAGCGACTTCCACGACAACAAGGTGCTTGAGTACTTCAAGTATCTGCCCGAGAGTTACCGGAGTTTCACGATCGAGCCAAGGAATAACGAAGAGAAGGCGCTGAGCGGGATCGTCGAGCTGACTGCGGTGCACGGGGCGGGAGACAAGGAAAACGCGAAGATACAGTTCAAGGTGAACATAGACGAGGACGCGGTCAAGTTGTACTTCAGACCGGAAGGGTCGAACGTGTTGTCGGAACCGGAACCCGAACCCGAACCGGAGAAAGCGCAGGTCAGCTTCAGCTGCCCAGTGGTGTCGACGTCGGTGCCGGAGCCGAAGATTGACCAATCAGCGTCGAGATCCAGCAGACAGATCTCCATTGACGTCACCGAGCGACTGACGAGGTTGCCGAGAAGAGCGAAAATAG cttcAACAGTTACTGTGTGTTCTAACGTTAACGCTACACGATTGTTTGGAGGCATTTTGGATACAAACGCACTCG ttGAGAAAGAGTCTCGGGTTCTCAGCGGCAAGAGTTTGATGAACATCGCCAAGGTTGTTCAGGAAGGACTGACGCTGGCCGTTCACCTTGACCTTCCCGATAGCACGATCACGGGCCTCGGTTTCGACGCGATAGCCAACGGCCTGGGCATGGCGGACGTGACGTACAAGATCCTACTGTACTGGAAGCGCCGCCTGAAGAACCGACGTGACGGCGCGGTCACCATCCTGTCGTCTGCGCTGAGAGACATGGGCAAGACGGACGTCGCCGAGCTGGTGGAGGTGCGCCACCTGGAGAACATGGAGATAACTTCTGACTGTTTCGAGTTTGTTAATCAGTAA
- the LOC121386465 gene encoding uncharacterized protein LOC121386465 isoform X1 — protein MDFHKDIPTRPVTSRPRKRKSSTAAMRRDNTWNASMETEHPEISDDANLSVSYTPGKKGGSFGLPLGAKISIEEGTFLKKDHITCLVLAPSDRWRQNPQLAPDEHIASEYFHLTSSHATLKKPVIVQLPFYPIDDQHMELNVKGKWKDDTDWINTGFLKKEDSSPPCIELELTKLGIFVVTFTPKREVFDVTTQGCLYNARRNRQISIRFPKKGIDQNIQCSLQIKPIVPETLQFCKAWFPTECRDLVTASEFIDILPNINPTFKRAATVKLPLPAGVEVEGDSTEDIAVVTRTDDQGWVLVKSHYRFTRNSVSCDVRHLSRFCVCQTRPSRQTAMPRAASVLESRTMQDSVALSVFLSVREKSWRVLVEAFPEDRAEARINKRTCAGFIHLKREERGTAQEENKFFNNRRALSAKECKRKPDTLEVFEGHHWEVNFHGDVKVSFESDFHDNKVLEYFKYLPESYRSFTIEPRNNEEKALSGIVELTAVHGAGDKENAKIQFKVNIDEDAVKLYFRPEGSNVLSEPEPEPEPEKAQVSFSCPVVSTSVPEPKIDQSASRSSRQISIDVTERLTRLPRRAKIASTVTVCSNVNATRLFGGILDTNALVEKESRVLSGKSLMNIAKVVQEGLTLAVHLDLPDSTITGLGFDAIANGLGMADVTYKILLYWKRRLKNRRDGAVTILSSALRDMGKTDVAELVEVRHLENMEITSDCFEFVNQ, from the exons ATGGATTTTCATAAGGATATACCAACCCGTCCCGTGACGTCACGGCCGAGGAAAAGGAAAAG TAGCACCGCCGCGATGAGACGGGACAACACGTGGAACGCATCCATGGAAACAGAACATCCGGAAATATCCGATGATGCCAA TTTATCAGTATCATACACGCCGGGCAAAAAGGGAGGCAGCTTCGGGCTGCCTCTTGGCGCGAAGATCTCTATCGAGGAAGGAACGTTCTTAAAGAAAGATCATATAACGTGTCTGGTGTTAGCGCCGTCAGACAGATGGCGGCAAAATCCCCAGTTGGCCCCAGACGAGCATATCGCAAGTGAATATTTTCACCTGACGTCATCACATGCCACTCTGAAGAAGCCGGTCATTGTTCAGCTGCCGTTCTACCCAATCGACGATCAACACATGGAACTTAACGTCAAAGGCAAATGGAAGGACGACACTGATTGGATAAACACTGGGTTTTtgaaaaaa GAGGACTCGAGTCCGCCGTGTATCGAACTCGAGCTGACGAAACTCGGCATCTTCGTGGTGACCTTCACTCCGAAGCGAGAGGTATTTGACGTCACTACGCAAGGCTGCCTGTACAACGCGCGCAGGAACCGGCAAATCAGCATCCGCTTTCCTAAAAAGGGAATAGACCAGAACATACAGTGTTCATTACAG ATAAAGCCGATCGTTCCCGAAACGCTGCAGTTCTGTAAAGCGTGGTTCCCCACGGAATGTCGCGATCTAGTCACAGCCAGCGAGTTCATCGACATCCTGCCCAACATAAATCCGACCTTCAAGCGCGCAGCCACCGTCAAACTTCCGCTTCCGGcgggggtggaggtggagggGGACAGCACGGAAGATATCGCCGTGGTGACCAGGACAGACGACCAGGGCTGGGTCCTCGTCAAGTCACACTACAGGTTCACGCGCAACTCGGTCTCGTGTGACGTCAGACACTTGTCAAG GTTCTGCGTGTGTCAGACTAGGCCGAGCAGACAGACGGCAATGCCACGCGCCGCCTCCGTTCTGGAGTCGCGGACGATGCAGGACAGTGTAGCGCTATCCGTGTTCCTGTCGGTACGGGAAAAGTCGTGGCGCGTTCTCGTCGAAGCGTTTCCCGAAGACCGGGCCGAGGCGAGGATAAACAAGCGGACGTGCGCCGGATTCATACACCTCAAGAGAGAGGAGCGCGGCACCGCGCAGGAGGAAAACAAGTTCTTCAACAACAGGCGCGCGCTCTCTGCCAAGGAGTGCAAGCGAAAGCCTGACACCCTGGAGGTATTCGAGGGCCACCACTGGGAGGTGAACTTCCACGGCGACGTCAAGGTCAGCTTCGAGAGCGACTTCCACGACAACAAGGTGCTTGAGTACTTCAAGTATCTGCCCGAGAGTTACCGGAGTTTCACGATCGAGCCAAGGAATAACGAAGAGAAGGCGCTGAGCGGGATCGTCGAGCTGACTGCGGTGCACGGGGCGGGAGACAAGGAAAACGCGAAGATACAGTTCAAGGTGAACATAGACGAGGACGCGGTCAAGTTGTACTTCAGACCGGAAGGGTCGAACGTGTTGTCGGAACCGGAACCCGAACCCGAACCGGAGAAAGCGCAGGTCAGCTTCAGCTGCCCAGTGGTGTCGACGTCGGTGCCGGAGCCGAAGATTGACCAATCAGCGTCGAGATCCAGCAGACAGATCTCCATTGACGTCACCGAGCGACTGACGAGGTTGCCGAGAAGAGCGAAAATAG cttcAACAGTTACTGTGTGTTCTAACGTTAACGCTACACGATTGTTTGGAGGCATTTTGGATACAAACGCACTCG ttGAGAAAGAGTCTCGGGTTCTCAGCGGCAAGAGTTTGATGAACATCGCCAAGGTTGTTCAGGAAGGACTGACGCTGGCCGTTCACCTTGACCTTCCCGATAGCACGATCACGGGCCTCGGTTTCGACGCGATAGCCAACGGCCTGGGCATGGCGGACGTGACGTACAAGATCCTACTGTACTGGAAGCGCCGCCTGAAGAACCGACGTGACGGCGCGGTCACCATCCTGTCGTCTGCGCTGAGAGACATGGGCAAGACGGACGTCGCCGAGCTGGTGGAGGTGCGCCACCTGGAGAACATGGAGATAACTTCTGACTGTTTCGAGTTTGTTAATCAGTAA
- the LOC121386465 gene encoding uncharacterized protein LOC121386465 isoform X6: MRRDNTWNASMETEHPEISDDANLSVSYTPGKKGGSFGLPLGAKISIEEGTFLKKDHITCLVLAPSDRWRQNPQLAPDEHIASEYFHLTSSHATLKKPVIVQLPFYPIDDQHMELNVKGKWKDDTDWINTGFLKKEDSSPPCIELELTKLGIFVVTFTPKREVFDVTTQGCLYNARRNRQISIRFPKKGIDQNIQCSLQIKPIVPETLQFCKAWFPTECRDLVTASEFIDILPNINPTFKRAATVKLPLPAGVEVEGDSTEDIAVVTRTDDQGWVLVKSHYRFTRNSVSCDVRHLSRFCVCQTRPSRQTAMPRAASVLESRTMQDSVALSVFLSVREKSWRVLVEAFPEDRAEARINKRTCAGFIHLKREERGTAQEENKFFNNRRALSAKECKRKPDTLEVFEGHHWEVNFHGDVKVSFESDFHDNKVLEYFKYLPESYRSFTIEPRNNEEKALSGIVELTAVHGAGDKENAKIQFKVNIDEDAVKLYFRPEGSNVLSEPEPEPEPEKAQVSFSCPVVSTSVPEPKIDQSASRSSRQISIDVTERLTRLPRRAKIASTVTVCSNVNATRLFGGILDTNALVEKESRVLSGKSLMNIAKVVQEGLTLAVHLDLPDSTITGLGFDAIANGLGMADVTYKILLYWKRRLKNRRDGAVTILSSALRDMGKTDVAELVEVRHLENMEITSDCFEFVNQ, encoded by the exons ATGAGACGGGACAACACGTGGAACGCATCCATGGAAACAGAACATCCGGAAATATCCGATGATGCCAA TTTATCAGTATCATACACGCCGGGCAAAAAGGGAGGCAGCTTCGGGCTGCCTCTTGGCGCGAAGATCTCTATCGAGGAAGGAACGTTCTTAAAGAAAGATCATATAACGTGTCTGGTGTTAGCGCCGTCAGACAGATGGCGGCAAAATCCCCAGTTGGCCCCAGACGAGCATATCGCAAGTGAATATTTTCACCTGACGTCATCACATGCCACTCTGAAGAAGCCGGTCATTGTTCAGCTGCCGTTCTACCCAATCGACGATCAACACATGGAACTTAACGTCAAAGGCAAATGGAAGGACGACACTGATTGGATAAACACTGGGTTTTtgaaaaaa GAGGACTCGAGTCCGCCGTGTATCGAACTCGAGCTGACGAAACTCGGCATCTTCGTGGTGACCTTCACTCCGAAGCGAGAGGTATTTGACGTCACTACGCAAGGCTGCCTGTACAACGCGCGCAGGAACCGGCAAATCAGCATCCGCTTTCCTAAAAAGGGAATAGACCAGAACATACAGTGTTCATTACAG ATAAAGCCGATCGTTCCCGAAACGCTGCAGTTCTGTAAAGCGTGGTTCCCCACGGAATGTCGCGATCTAGTCACAGCCAGCGAGTTCATCGACATCCTGCCCAACATAAATCCGACCTTCAAGCGCGCAGCCACCGTCAAACTTCCGCTTCCGGcgggggtggaggtggagggGGACAGCACGGAAGATATCGCCGTGGTGACCAGGACAGACGACCAGGGCTGGGTCCTCGTCAAGTCACACTACAGGTTCACGCGCAACTCGGTCTCGTGTGACGTCAGACACTTGTCAAG GTTCTGCGTGTGTCAGACTAGGCCGAGCAGACAGACGGCAATGCCACGCGCCGCCTCCGTTCTGGAGTCGCGGACGATGCAGGACAGTGTAGCGCTATCCGTGTTCCTGTCGGTACGGGAAAAGTCGTGGCGCGTTCTCGTCGAAGCGTTTCCCGAAGACCGGGCCGAGGCGAGGATAAACAAGCGGACGTGCGCCGGATTCATACACCTCAAGAGAGAGGAGCGCGGCACCGCGCAGGAGGAAAACAAGTTCTTCAACAACAGGCGCGCGCTCTCTGCCAAGGAGTGCAAGCGAAAGCCTGACACCCTGGAGGTATTCGAGGGCCACCACTGGGAGGTGAACTTCCACGGCGACGTCAAGGTCAGCTTCGAGAGCGACTTCCACGACAACAAGGTGCTTGAGTACTTCAAGTATCTGCCCGAGAGTTACCGGAGTTTCACGATCGAGCCAAGGAATAACGAAGAGAAGGCGCTGAGCGGGATCGTCGAGCTGACTGCGGTGCACGGGGCGGGAGACAAGGAAAACGCGAAGATACAGTTCAAGGTGAACATAGACGAGGACGCGGTCAAGTTGTACTTCAGACCGGAAGGGTCGAACGTGTTGTCGGAACCGGAACCCGAACCCGAACCGGAGAAAGCGCAGGTCAGCTTCAGCTGCCCAGTGGTGTCGACGTCGGTGCCGGAGCCGAAGATTGACCAATCAGCGTCGAGATCCAGCAGACAGATCTCCATTGACGTCACCGAGCGACTGACGAGGTTGCCGAGAAGAGCGAAAATAG cttcAACAGTTACTGTGTGTTCTAACGTTAACGCTACACGATTGTTTGGAGGCATTTTGGATACAAACGCACTCG ttGAGAAAGAGTCTCGGGTTCTCAGCGGCAAGAGTTTGATGAACATCGCCAAGGTTGTTCAGGAAGGACTGACGCTGGCCGTTCACCTTGACCTTCCCGATAGCACGATCACGGGCCTCGGTTTCGACGCGATAGCCAACGGCCTGGGCATGGCGGACGTGACGTACAAGATCCTACTGTACTGGAAGCGCCGCCTGAAGAACCGACGTGACGGCGCGGTCACCATCCTGTCGTCTGCGCTGAGAGACATGGGCAAGACGGACGTCGCCGAGCTGGTGGAGGTGCGCCACCTGGAGAACATGGAGATAACTTCTGACTGTTTCGAGTTTGTTAATCAGTAA